From Acinonyx jubatus isolate Ajub_Pintada_27869175 chromosome B2, VMU_Ajub_asm_v1.0, whole genome shotgun sequence, a single genomic window includes:
- the FRMD1 gene encoding FERM domain-containing protein 1 isoform X6, with amino-acid sequence MTTEPRDVLVQLPTREQLRLVVGVRATCRELFQRVCDVTSIKEAHFFGLSVVRDNEFMFMDLEQKISKYFPKDWKRQVHKGGRPRAPFVSFLRVQYYVEDGRVISDKTARHLYYCHLKERVLRSECTHREEAYFLLAAYGLQADLGNHRELVHVGRYFEPEAYFPQWIIAKRGSAYILRHAPAVHREQRGLDPKEAVLRFIREACRLEDVPVHFFRLYKDKKEDRPTIVLGLTLKGMQVYQEADHAPKLLYDFPWSHIGKLVFLGKRLEIQPDGPPSARKLVYYTGCASRSGHLLRLFSATHLLRLTLRPTLRRLQQLEEAEEKQHYRESYVSDTLDLDRHPGDKGSPGSPRSGRGGRQLPEHPSLGSADSGSSPCLRGIEADAGPAEPWGVSVDEPRGTEAVRGEAPPCSPSTSQRSHGTDGGHGGGREGEAQDRGDASCKEPSAAVQVRLIRTWGRSAEALHQIPEADPHCHGLDHAPPGPCGVRSSKCLSLVLCREGQLPEEFVV; translated from the exons ATGACCACGGAACCCAGGGACGTCCTGGTGCAGCTGCCCACGCGGGAGCAGCTGCGGCTGGTTGTGGGG GTGCGGGCCACCTGTCGTGAGCTCTTCCAGCGGGTGTGTGATGTGACCAGCATCAAAGAAGCCCACTTCTTTGGCCTCAGCGTGGTCAGAG ACAACGagttcatgttcatggatttggAGCAGAAGATCAGCAAGTACTTCCCCAAGGACTGGAAGCGGCAAGTGCACAAA GGTGGGAGGCCCCGCGCGCCCTTCGTGAGCTTCCTCAGGGTGCAGTACTACGTGGAGGACGGCAGGGTCATAAG CGACAAGACGGCCAGGCACCTGTACTACTGCCACCTGAAGGAGCGTGTGCTGAGGTCCGAGTGCACCCACCGCGAGGAGGCCTACTTCCTGCTGGCCGCCTACGGGCTGCAGGCCGACCTGGGCAACCACCGGGAGCTGGTCCACGTGGGGAGGTACTTCGAACCGGAAGCCTACTTTCCGCAGTGG ATCATTGCCAAGAGGGGCAGCGCCTACATCCTCAGGCACGCGCCCGCCGTGCACCGTGAGCAGCGGGGCCTCGACCCCAAGGAGGCAGTGCTGCGCTTCATCAGGGAGGCCTGCCGGCTCGAGGACGTGCCCGTCCACTTCTTCAGGCTGTACAAG GATAAGAAGGAGGACAGGCCTACCATCGTCCTGGGACTGACCCTCAAGGGAATGCAAGTCTATCAG GAGGCGGACCACGCTCCCAAGCTGCTCTATGACTTCCCCTGGTCCCACATCGGgaagctggtgtttctg GGGAAAAGGCTGGAGATCCAGCCGGACGGGCCGCCGTCGGCGCGGAAGCTGGTGTATTACACGGGCTGCGCCTCGCGCTCTGGCCACCTGCTGCGGCTGTTCAGCGCCACCCACCTGCTGCGGCTCACGCTGCGACCCACCCTGCGGAGGCTGCAGCAGCTGGAGGAGGCGGAAG AGAAGCAGCACTATCGGGAGTCCTACGTCAGCGACACGCTGGACCTGGACCGACACCCGGGTGACAAGGGCTCCCCGGGCTCCCCCCGCAGCGGGCGTGGTGGCCGGCAGCTCCCGGAGCACCCGTCCCTCGGCTCGGCTGACAGCGGCAGTAGCCCCTGCTTGCGAGGCATCGAGGCAGACGCTGGGCCCGCGGAGCCCTGGGGGGTGTCGGTGGACGAGCCCCGGGGCACCGAGGCCGTGCGTGGGGAGGCGCCACCCTGCAGCCCCAGCACCAGCCAGAGGAGCCACGGCACAGACGGTGGCCACGGAGGCGGGCGCGAGGGGGAGGCCCAGGACCGGGGAGACG CCTCTTGCAAGGAGCCCTCGGCGGCCGTGCAGGTCAGGCTGATCAGGACGTGGGGCCGCAGCGCGGAGGCCCTGCACCAG ATCCCAGAGGCAGATCCGCACTGCCACGGCCTGGACCATGCACCACCGGGGCCCTGCGGAGTGAGGTCCTCGAAATGCCTCTCCCTGGTCCTGTGCAGGGAGGGCCAGCTCCCAGAAGAGTTTGTGGTGTAG
- the FRMD1 gene encoding FERM domain-containing protein 1 isoform X4: MTTEPRDVLVQLPTREQLRLVVGVRATCRELFQRVCDVTSIKEAHFFGLSVVRDNEFMFMDLEQKISKYFPKDWKRQVHKGGRPRAPFVSFLRVQYYVEDGRVIRARSGLLPRPPTPSSDKTARHLYYCHLKERVLRSECTHREEAYFLLAAYGLQADLGNHRELVHVGRYFEPEAYFPQWIIAKRGSAYILRHAPAVHREQRGLDPKEAVLRFIREACRLEDVPVHFFRLYKVDRDKKEDRPTIVLGLTLKGMQVYQEADHAPKLLYDFPWSHIGKLVFLGKRLEIQPDGPPSARKLVYYTGCASRSGHLLRLFSATHLLRLTLRPTLRRLQQLEEAEEKQHYRESYVSDTLDLDRHPGDKGSPGSPRSGRGGRQLPEHPSLGSADSGSSPCLRGIEADAGPAEPWGVSVDEPRGTEAVRGEAPPCSPSTSQRSHGTDGGHGGGREGEAQDRGDASCKEPSAAVQVRLIRTWGRSAEALHQIPEADPHCHGLDHAPPGPCGVRSSKCLSLVLCREGQLPEEFVV, translated from the exons ATGACCACGGAACCCAGGGACGTCCTGGTGCAGCTGCCCACGCGGGAGCAGCTGCGGCTGGTTGTGGGG GTGCGGGCCACCTGTCGTGAGCTCTTCCAGCGGGTGTGTGATGTGACCAGCATCAAAGAAGCCCACTTCTTTGGCCTCAGCGTGGTCAGAG ACAACGagttcatgttcatggatttggAGCAGAAGATCAGCAAGTACTTCCCCAAGGACTGGAAGCGGCAAGTGCACAAA GGTGGGAGGCCCCGCGCGCCCTTCGTGAGCTTCCTCAGGGTGCAGTACTACGTGGAGGACGGCAGGGTCATAAG GGCCAGATCTGGCCTCTTACCAAGGCCACCCACGCCTTCCAGCGACAAGACGGCCAGGCACCTGTACTACTGCCACCTGAAGGAGCGTGTGCTGAGGTCCGAGTGCACCCACCGCGAGGAGGCCTACTTCCTGCTGGCCGCCTACGGGCTGCAGGCCGACCTGGGCAACCACCGGGAGCTGGTCCACGTGGGGAGGTACTTCGAACCGGAAGCCTACTTTCCGCAGTGG ATCATTGCCAAGAGGGGCAGCGCCTACATCCTCAGGCACGCGCCCGCCGTGCACCGTGAGCAGCGGGGCCTCGACCCCAAGGAGGCAGTGCTGCGCTTCATCAGGGAGGCCTGCCGGCTCGAGGACGTGCCCGTCCACTTCTTCAGGCTGTACAAGGTCGACAGG GATAAGAAGGAGGACAGGCCTACCATCGTCCTGGGACTGACCCTCAAGGGAATGCAAGTCTATCAG GAGGCGGACCACGCTCCCAAGCTGCTCTATGACTTCCCCTGGTCCCACATCGGgaagctggtgtttctg GGGAAAAGGCTGGAGATCCAGCCGGACGGGCCGCCGTCGGCGCGGAAGCTGGTGTATTACACGGGCTGCGCCTCGCGCTCTGGCCACCTGCTGCGGCTGTTCAGCGCCACCCACCTGCTGCGGCTCACGCTGCGACCCACCCTGCGGAGGCTGCAGCAGCTGGAGGAGGCGGAAG AGAAGCAGCACTATCGGGAGTCCTACGTCAGCGACACGCTGGACCTGGACCGACACCCGGGTGACAAGGGCTCCCCGGGCTCCCCCCGCAGCGGGCGTGGTGGCCGGCAGCTCCCGGAGCACCCGTCCCTCGGCTCGGCTGACAGCGGCAGTAGCCCCTGCTTGCGAGGCATCGAGGCAGACGCTGGGCCCGCGGAGCCCTGGGGGGTGTCGGTGGACGAGCCCCGGGGCACCGAGGCCGTGCGTGGGGAGGCGCCACCCTGCAGCCCCAGCACCAGCCAGAGGAGCCACGGCACAGACGGTGGCCACGGAGGCGGGCGCGAGGGGGAGGCCCAGGACCGGGGAGACG CCTCTTGCAAGGAGCCCTCGGCGGCCGTGCAGGTCAGGCTGATCAGGACGTGGGGCCGCAGCGCGGAGGCCCTGCACCAG ATCCCAGAGGCAGATCCGCACTGCCACGGCCTGGACCATGCACCACCGGGGCCCTGCGGAGTGAGGTCCTCGAAATGCCTCTCCCTGGTCCTGTGCAGGGAGGGCCAGCTCCCAGAAGAGTTTGTGGTGTAG
- the FRMD1 gene encoding FERM domain-containing protein 1 isoform X5, producing MLRRLPFQVRATCRELFQRVCDVTSIKEAHFFGLSVVRDNEFMFMDLEQKISKYFPKDWKRQVHKGGRPRAPFVSFLRVQYYVEDGRVIRARSGLLPRPPTPSSDKTARHLYYCHLKERVLRSECTHREEAYFLLAAYGLQADLGNHRELVHVGRYFEPEAYFPQWIIAKRGSAYILRHAPAVHREQRGLDPKEAVLRFIREACRLEDVPVHFFRLYKVDRDKKEDRPTIVLGLTLKGMQVYQEADHAPKLLYDFPWSHIGKLVFLGKRLEIQPDGPPSARKLVYYTGCASRSGHLLRLFSATHLLRLTLRPTLRRLQQLEEAEEKQHYRESYVSDTLDLDRHPGDKGSPGSPRSGRGGRQLPEHPSLGSADSGSSPCLRGIEADAGPAEPWGVSVDEPRGTEAVRGEAPPCSPSTSQRSHGTDGGHGGGREGEAQDRGDASCKEPSAAVQVRLIRTWGRSAEALHQIPEADPHCHGLDHAPPGPCGVRSSKCLSLVLCREGQLPEEFVV from the exons ATGTTAAGACGGCTCCCTTTCCAG GTGCGGGCCACCTGTCGTGAGCTCTTCCAGCGGGTGTGTGATGTGACCAGCATCAAAGAAGCCCACTTCTTTGGCCTCAGCGTGGTCAGAG ACAACGagttcatgttcatggatttggAGCAGAAGATCAGCAAGTACTTCCCCAAGGACTGGAAGCGGCAAGTGCACAAA GGTGGGAGGCCCCGCGCGCCCTTCGTGAGCTTCCTCAGGGTGCAGTACTACGTGGAGGACGGCAGGGTCATAAG GGCCAGATCTGGCCTCTTACCAAGGCCACCCACGCCTTCCAGCGACAAGACGGCCAGGCACCTGTACTACTGCCACCTGAAGGAGCGTGTGCTGAGGTCCGAGTGCACCCACCGCGAGGAGGCCTACTTCCTGCTGGCCGCCTACGGGCTGCAGGCCGACCTGGGCAACCACCGGGAGCTGGTCCACGTGGGGAGGTACTTCGAACCGGAAGCCTACTTTCCGCAGTGG ATCATTGCCAAGAGGGGCAGCGCCTACATCCTCAGGCACGCGCCCGCCGTGCACCGTGAGCAGCGGGGCCTCGACCCCAAGGAGGCAGTGCTGCGCTTCATCAGGGAGGCCTGCCGGCTCGAGGACGTGCCCGTCCACTTCTTCAGGCTGTACAAGGTCGACAGG GATAAGAAGGAGGACAGGCCTACCATCGTCCTGGGACTGACCCTCAAGGGAATGCAAGTCTATCAG GAGGCGGACCACGCTCCCAAGCTGCTCTATGACTTCCCCTGGTCCCACATCGGgaagctggtgtttctg GGGAAAAGGCTGGAGATCCAGCCGGACGGGCCGCCGTCGGCGCGGAAGCTGGTGTATTACACGGGCTGCGCCTCGCGCTCTGGCCACCTGCTGCGGCTGTTCAGCGCCACCCACCTGCTGCGGCTCACGCTGCGACCCACCCTGCGGAGGCTGCAGCAGCTGGAGGAGGCGGAAG AGAAGCAGCACTATCGGGAGTCCTACGTCAGCGACACGCTGGACCTGGACCGACACCCGGGTGACAAGGGCTCCCCGGGCTCCCCCCGCAGCGGGCGTGGTGGCCGGCAGCTCCCGGAGCACCCGTCCCTCGGCTCGGCTGACAGCGGCAGTAGCCCCTGCTTGCGAGGCATCGAGGCAGACGCTGGGCCCGCGGAGCCCTGGGGGGTGTCGGTGGACGAGCCCCGGGGCACCGAGGCCGTGCGTGGGGAGGCGCCACCCTGCAGCCCCAGCACCAGCCAGAGGAGCCACGGCACAGACGGTGGCCACGGAGGCGGGCGCGAGGGGGAGGCCCAGGACCGGGGAGACG CCTCTTGCAAGGAGCCCTCGGCGGCCGTGCAGGTCAGGCTGATCAGGACGTGGGGCCGCAGCGCGGAGGCCCTGCACCAG ATCCCAGAGGCAGATCCGCACTGCCACGGCCTGGACCATGCACCACCGGGGCCCTGCGGAGTGAGGTCCTCGAAATGCCTCTCCCTGGTCCTGTGCAGGGAGGGCCAGCTCCCAGAAGAGTTTGTGGTGTAG
- the FRMD1 gene encoding FERM domain-containing protein 1 isoform X3: protein MHVYMFHMHMYARTRTYTCTCAHTPCTRVHTHKHSHTCTTPCTRTHTYSRMCTHTYTHHMHTMHTVCTRIYTHTHAHCAHCMHTHIHSHTCTHSLGLLWERGASRILVYSCSFRRKQCTEPQARSVPRILLSGSRLCPGFWKHLSTSRALGPEETLPGALMDESQEWGVLAEGDNEFMFMDLEQKISKYFPKDWKRQVHKGGRPRAPFVSFLRVQYYVEDGRVISDKTARHLYYCHLKERVLRSECTHREEAYFLLAAYGLQADLGNHRELVHVGRYFEPEAYFPQWIIAKRGSAYILRHAPAVHREQRGLDPKEAVLRFIREACRLEDVPVHFFRLYKVDRDKKEDRPTIVLGLTLKGMQVYQEADHAPKLLYDFPWSHIGKLVFLGKRLEIQPDGPPSARKLVYYTGCASRSGHLLRLFSATHLLRLTLRPTLRRLQQLEEAEEKQHYRESYVSDTLDLDRHPGDKGSPGSPRSGRGGRQLPEHPSLGSADSGSSPCLRGIEADAGPAEPWGVSVDEPRGTEAVRGEAPPCSPSTSQRSHGTDGGHGGGREGEAQDRGDASCKEPSAAVQVRLIRTWGRSAEALHQIPEADPHCHGLDHAPPGPCGVRSSKCLSLVLCREGQLPEEFVV, encoded by the exons ATGCATGTGTACATGTTTCACATGCACATGTACGCACGCACACGTACATAtacttgcacatgtgcacacactccaTGTACACGTGTACACACTCACAAACATTCACACACGTGCACAACtccgtgcacacgcacacacacatactcacgcatgtgcacacacacatatactcacCACATGCACACTATGCACACTGTATGCACACGCatatatactcacacacatgcacactgtgCACACTGtatgcacacgcacatacactcacacacgtgcacacactcactTGGCCTTCTCTGGGAGAGAGGGGCGAGCAGAATCCTGGTCTACTCTTGTTCTTTCCGGAGAAAACAGTGTACAGAACCCCAGGCTAGGTCTGTTCCTCGGATTCTGCTGTCTGGGAGCCGATTGTGTCCGGGGTTCTGGAAACACTTGTCCACGAGCAGAGCCCTGGGTCCAGAAGAAACCCTTCCTGGAGCTCTAATGGATGAAAGCCAAGAGTGGGGTGTGCTggcagaaggag ACAACGagttcatgttcatggatttggAGCAGAAGATCAGCAAGTACTTCCCCAAGGACTGGAAGCGGCAAGTGCACAAA GGTGGGAGGCCCCGCGCGCCCTTCGTGAGCTTCCTCAGGGTGCAGTACTACGTGGAGGACGGCAGGGTCATAAG CGACAAGACGGCCAGGCACCTGTACTACTGCCACCTGAAGGAGCGTGTGCTGAGGTCCGAGTGCACCCACCGCGAGGAGGCCTACTTCCTGCTGGCCGCCTACGGGCTGCAGGCCGACCTGGGCAACCACCGGGAGCTGGTCCACGTGGGGAGGTACTTCGAACCGGAAGCCTACTTTCCGCAGTGG ATCATTGCCAAGAGGGGCAGCGCCTACATCCTCAGGCACGCGCCCGCCGTGCACCGTGAGCAGCGGGGCCTCGACCCCAAGGAGGCAGTGCTGCGCTTCATCAGGGAGGCCTGCCGGCTCGAGGACGTGCCCGTCCACTTCTTCAGGCTGTACAAGGTCGACAGG GATAAGAAGGAGGACAGGCCTACCATCGTCCTGGGACTGACCCTCAAGGGAATGCAAGTCTATCAG GAGGCGGACCACGCTCCCAAGCTGCTCTATGACTTCCCCTGGTCCCACATCGGgaagctggtgtttctg GGGAAAAGGCTGGAGATCCAGCCGGACGGGCCGCCGTCGGCGCGGAAGCTGGTGTATTACACGGGCTGCGCCTCGCGCTCTGGCCACCTGCTGCGGCTGTTCAGCGCCACCCACCTGCTGCGGCTCACGCTGCGACCCACCCTGCGGAGGCTGCAGCAGCTGGAGGAGGCGGAAG AGAAGCAGCACTATCGGGAGTCCTACGTCAGCGACACGCTGGACCTGGACCGACACCCGGGTGACAAGGGCTCCCCGGGCTCCCCCCGCAGCGGGCGTGGTGGCCGGCAGCTCCCGGAGCACCCGTCCCTCGGCTCGGCTGACAGCGGCAGTAGCCCCTGCTTGCGAGGCATCGAGGCAGACGCTGGGCCCGCGGAGCCCTGGGGGGTGTCGGTGGACGAGCCCCGGGGCACCGAGGCCGTGCGTGGGGAGGCGCCACCCTGCAGCCCCAGCACCAGCCAGAGGAGCCACGGCACAGACGGTGGCCACGGAGGCGGGCGCGAGGGGGAGGCCCAGGACCGGGGAGACG CCTCTTGCAAGGAGCCCTCGGCGGCCGTGCAGGTCAGGCTGATCAGGACGTGGGGCCGCAGCGCGGAGGCCCTGCACCAG ATCCCAGAGGCAGATCCGCACTGCCACGGCCTGGACCATGCACCACCGGGGCCCTGCGGAGTGAGGTCCTCGAAATGCCTCTCCCTGGTCCTGTGCAGGGAGGGCCAGCTCCCAGAAGAGTTTGTGGTGTAG
- the FRMD1 gene encoding FERM domain-containing protein 1 isoform X1: MHVYMFHMHMYARTRTYTCTCAHTPCTRVHTHKHSHTCTTPCTRTHTYSRMCTHTYTHHMHTMHTVCTRIYTHTHAHCAHCMHTHIHSHTCTHSLGLLWERGASRILVYSCSFRRKQCTEPQARSVPRILLSGSRLCPGFWKHLSTSRALGPEETLPGALMDESQEWGVLAEGDNEFMFMDLEQKISKYFPKDWKRQVHKGGRPRAPFVSFLRVQYYVEDGRVIRARSGLLPRPPTPSSDKTARHLYYCHLKERVLRSECTHREEAYFLLAAYGLQADLGNHRELVHVGRYFEPEAYFPQWIIAKRGSAYILRHAPAVHREQRGLDPKEAVLRFIREACRLEDVPVHFFRLYKVDRDKKEDRPTIVLGLTLKGMQVYQEADHAPKLLYDFPWSHIGKLVFLGKRLEIQPDGPPSARKLVYYTGCASRSGHLLRLFSATHLLRLTLRPTLRRLQQLEEAEEKQHYRESYVSDTLDLDRHPGDKGSPGSPRSGRGGRQLPEHPSLGSADSGSSPCLRGIEADAGPAEPWGVSVDEPRGTEAVRGEAPPCSPSTSQRSHGTDGGHGGGREGEAQDRGDASCKEPSAAVQVRLIRTWGRSAEALHQIPEADPHCHGLDHAPPGPCGVRSSKCLSLVLCREGQLPEEFVV; encoded by the exons ATGCATGTGTACATGTTTCACATGCACATGTACGCACGCACACGTACATAtacttgcacatgtgcacacactccaTGTACACGTGTACACACTCACAAACATTCACACACGTGCACAACtccgtgcacacgcacacacacatactcacgcatgtgcacacacacatatactcacCACATGCACACTATGCACACTGTATGCACACGCatatatactcacacacatgcacactgtgCACACTGtatgcacacgcacatacactcacacacgtgcacacactcactTGGCCTTCTCTGGGAGAGAGGGGCGAGCAGAATCCTGGTCTACTCTTGTTCTTTCCGGAGAAAACAGTGTACAGAACCCCAGGCTAGGTCTGTTCCTCGGATTCTGCTGTCTGGGAGCCGATTGTGTCCGGGGTTCTGGAAACACTTGTCCACGAGCAGAGCCCTGGGTCCAGAAGAAACCCTTCCTGGAGCTCTAATGGATGAAAGCCAAGAGTGGGGTGTGCTggcagaaggag ACAACGagttcatgttcatggatttggAGCAGAAGATCAGCAAGTACTTCCCCAAGGACTGGAAGCGGCAAGTGCACAAA GGTGGGAGGCCCCGCGCGCCCTTCGTGAGCTTCCTCAGGGTGCAGTACTACGTGGAGGACGGCAGGGTCATAAG GGCCAGATCTGGCCTCTTACCAAGGCCACCCACGCCTTCCAGCGACAAGACGGCCAGGCACCTGTACTACTGCCACCTGAAGGAGCGTGTGCTGAGGTCCGAGTGCACCCACCGCGAGGAGGCCTACTTCCTGCTGGCCGCCTACGGGCTGCAGGCCGACCTGGGCAACCACCGGGAGCTGGTCCACGTGGGGAGGTACTTCGAACCGGAAGCCTACTTTCCGCAGTGG ATCATTGCCAAGAGGGGCAGCGCCTACATCCTCAGGCACGCGCCCGCCGTGCACCGTGAGCAGCGGGGCCTCGACCCCAAGGAGGCAGTGCTGCGCTTCATCAGGGAGGCCTGCCGGCTCGAGGACGTGCCCGTCCACTTCTTCAGGCTGTACAAGGTCGACAGG GATAAGAAGGAGGACAGGCCTACCATCGTCCTGGGACTGACCCTCAAGGGAATGCAAGTCTATCAG GAGGCGGACCACGCTCCCAAGCTGCTCTATGACTTCCCCTGGTCCCACATCGGgaagctggtgtttctg GGGAAAAGGCTGGAGATCCAGCCGGACGGGCCGCCGTCGGCGCGGAAGCTGGTGTATTACACGGGCTGCGCCTCGCGCTCTGGCCACCTGCTGCGGCTGTTCAGCGCCACCCACCTGCTGCGGCTCACGCTGCGACCCACCCTGCGGAGGCTGCAGCAGCTGGAGGAGGCGGAAG AGAAGCAGCACTATCGGGAGTCCTACGTCAGCGACACGCTGGACCTGGACCGACACCCGGGTGACAAGGGCTCCCCGGGCTCCCCCCGCAGCGGGCGTGGTGGCCGGCAGCTCCCGGAGCACCCGTCCCTCGGCTCGGCTGACAGCGGCAGTAGCCCCTGCTTGCGAGGCATCGAGGCAGACGCTGGGCCCGCGGAGCCCTGGGGGGTGTCGGTGGACGAGCCCCGGGGCACCGAGGCCGTGCGTGGGGAGGCGCCACCCTGCAGCCCCAGCACCAGCCAGAGGAGCCACGGCACAGACGGTGGCCACGGAGGCGGGCGCGAGGGGGAGGCCCAGGACCGGGGAGACG CCTCTTGCAAGGAGCCCTCGGCGGCCGTGCAGGTCAGGCTGATCAGGACGTGGGGCCGCAGCGCGGAGGCCCTGCACCAG ATCCCAGAGGCAGATCCGCACTGCCACGGCCTGGACCATGCACCACCGGGGCCCTGCGGAGTGAGGTCCTCGAAATGCCTCTCCCTGGTCCTGTGCAGGGAGGGCCAGCTCCCAGAAGAGTTTGTGGTGTAG
- the FRMD1 gene encoding FERM domain-containing protein 1 isoform X2 yields MHVYMFHMHMYARTRTYTCTCAHTPCTRVHTHKHSHTCTTPCTRTHTYSRMCTHTYTHHMHTMHTVCTRIYTHTHAHCAHCMHTHIHSHTCTHSLGLLWERGASRILVYSCSFRRKQCTEPQARSVPRILLSGSRLCPGFWKHLSTSRALGPEETLPGALMDESQEWGVLAEGDNEFMFMDLEQKISKYFPKDWKRQVHKGGRPRAPFVSFLRVQYYVEDGRVIRARSGLLPRPPTPSSDKTARHLYYCHLKERVLRSECTHREEAYFLLAAYGLQADLGNHRELVHVGRYFEPEAYFPQWIIAKRGSAYILRHAPAVHREQRGLDPKEAVLRFIREACRLEDVPVHFFRLYKDKKEDRPTIVLGLTLKGMQVYQEADHAPKLLYDFPWSHIGKLVFLGKRLEIQPDGPPSARKLVYYTGCASRSGHLLRLFSATHLLRLTLRPTLRRLQQLEEAEEKQHYRESYVSDTLDLDRHPGDKGSPGSPRSGRGGRQLPEHPSLGSADSGSSPCLRGIEADAGPAEPWGVSVDEPRGTEAVRGEAPPCSPSTSQRSHGTDGGHGGGREGEAQDRGDASCKEPSAAVQVRLIRTWGRSAEALHQIPEADPHCHGLDHAPPGPCGVRSSKCLSLVLCREGQLPEEFVV; encoded by the exons ATGCATGTGTACATGTTTCACATGCACATGTACGCACGCACACGTACATAtacttgcacatgtgcacacactccaTGTACACGTGTACACACTCACAAACATTCACACACGTGCACAACtccgtgcacacgcacacacacatactcacgcatgtgcacacacacatatactcacCACATGCACACTATGCACACTGTATGCACACGCatatatactcacacacatgcacactgtgCACACTGtatgcacacgcacatacactcacacacgtgcacacactcactTGGCCTTCTCTGGGAGAGAGGGGCGAGCAGAATCCTGGTCTACTCTTGTTCTTTCCGGAGAAAACAGTGTACAGAACCCCAGGCTAGGTCTGTTCCTCGGATTCTGCTGTCTGGGAGCCGATTGTGTCCGGGGTTCTGGAAACACTTGTCCACGAGCAGAGCCCTGGGTCCAGAAGAAACCCTTCCTGGAGCTCTAATGGATGAAAGCCAAGAGTGGGGTGTGCTggcagaaggag ACAACGagttcatgttcatggatttggAGCAGAAGATCAGCAAGTACTTCCCCAAGGACTGGAAGCGGCAAGTGCACAAA GGTGGGAGGCCCCGCGCGCCCTTCGTGAGCTTCCTCAGGGTGCAGTACTACGTGGAGGACGGCAGGGTCATAAG GGCCAGATCTGGCCTCTTACCAAGGCCACCCACGCCTTCCAGCGACAAGACGGCCAGGCACCTGTACTACTGCCACCTGAAGGAGCGTGTGCTGAGGTCCGAGTGCACCCACCGCGAGGAGGCCTACTTCCTGCTGGCCGCCTACGGGCTGCAGGCCGACCTGGGCAACCACCGGGAGCTGGTCCACGTGGGGAGGTACTTCGAACCGGAAGCCTACTTTCCGCAGTGG ATCATTGCCAAGAGGGGCAGCGCCTACATCCTCAGGCACGCGCCCGCCGTGCACCGTGAGCAGCGGGGCCTCGACCCCAAGGAGGCAGTGCTGCGCTTCATCAGGGAGGCCTGCCGGCTCGAGGACGTGCCCGTCCACTTCTTCAGGCTGTACAAG GATAAGAAGGAGGACAGGCCTACCATCGTCCTGGGACTGACCCTCAAGGGAATGCAAGTCTATCAG GAGGCGGACCACGCTCCCAAGCTGCTCTATGACTTCCCCTGGTCCCACATCGGgaagctggtgtttctg GGGAAAAGGCTGGAGATCCAGCCGGACGGGCCGCCGTCGGCGCGGAAGCTGGTGTATTACACGGGCTGCGCCTCGCGCTCTGGCCACCTGCTGCGGCTGTTCAGCGCCACCCACCTGCTGCGGCTCACGCTGCGACCCACCCTGCGGAGGCTGCAGCAGCTGGAGGAGGCGGAAG AGAAGCAGCACTATCGGGAGTCCTACGTCAGCGACACGCTGGACCTGGACCGACACCCGGGTGACAAGGGCTCCCCGGGCTCCCCCCGCAGCGGGCGTGGTGGCCGGCAGCTCCCGGAGCACCCGTCCCTCGGCTCGGCTGACAGCGGCAGTAGCCCCTGCTTGCGAGGCATCGAGGCAGACGCTGGGCCCGCGGAGCCCTGGGGGGTGTCGGTGGACGAGCCCCGGGGCACCGAGGCCGTGCGTGGGGAGGCGCCACCCTGCAGCCCCAGCACCAGCCAGAGGAGCCACGGCACAGACGGTGGCCACGGAGGCGGGCGCGAGGGGGAGGCCCAGGACCGGGGAGACG CCTCTTGCAAGGAGCCCTCGGCGGCCGTGCAGGTCAGGCTGATCAGGACGTGGGGCCGCAGCGCGGAGGCCCTGCACCAG ATCCCAGAGGCAGATCCGCACTGCCACGGCCTGGACCATGCACCACCGGGGCCCTGCGGAGTGAGGTCCTCGAAATGCCTCTCCCTGGTCCTGTGCAGGGAGGGCCAGCTCCCAGAAGAGTTTGTGGTGTAG